Below is a window of Frigoribacterium sp. SL97 DNA.
GCCGCTCCACGTCGTCGCGGGTGGCCCCTGCCTCGATCAGGGCTCCCGCGAGCAGACCCGCGCGGGGGTCGTCGTGACCGACCGCCGCTTCGAGCACGAGGCGGAGCCCCACGGTCGGTCCGAGCAGTGACCGGACGACGCCACCCACCGCGTCACCCGGTTCGACCACACCTGTCCAGGCGCCCAGGGCGAACGCCTCGAGGGTCTGTGCCTCGCTGAACTCGTGGGCGCCGGGCAGGAGGGGCCGGACGAGGTCGGCCAGCTCGGCGGGGGTCGCCCGGAGCAGGTCGCTCACAGCGACTGCCGCATGCTCAGGGCCCGGACCACGTGACGGCGGACGGGGGCGGGTTCGTCGTCGAGGTCGGCGAGGGTCCAGGCGACCCGCAGCACGCGGTCGTAACCCCTCATCGTCAGGGCACCGGTCTCGAGCGCCCGGTCGACGGGCTGTGAGTCCGCCACGGCCAGGCGGTTCGCCGGATCACGCAGCCAGGTTCCCGGGACCTCGCCGGACGACCGCCAGGGTGTTCCCTCGAGTCGGCGGGCGGCACGGCCGCGCGCCCGGTCGACGCGTTCGCGGGCCTGGCGTGTCGTCGTCGGGACGACGTCGGCCGATGCGCGGAACTGCGACGAGCTGATGCGGGCCACCCGCAACTGCAGGTCGATGCGGTCGACGAGAGGCCCGGAGAGCTTGCCCAGGTAGCGACGCCGCTGGTGCGGGGAACAACTGCAGTCGAAGTCGCGGGAGCCGTATTGCCCGCACGGACAGGGGTTCGCCGCCGCGACCAGTTGGAACCTCGCGGGGAAACGCGCCACCGCCCGTGACCTGTGGACGACGGTCTCGCCCGACTCGAGGGGCTGGCGAAGACAGTCGAGGACCGTCTGTCGGAACTCGGGCGCCTCGTCGAGGAACAGCACGCCCCGGGTCGCCCTCGACGCGGCGCCGGGCCTGATGACCCCGCTGCCCCCGCCGACCAGGGCCGCCGCGCTGCAGGTGTGGTGGGGCGCCTCGAACGGCGGCCTCCGGTCGAGATCGCCCGTGACGGCGACCCCGGCCAACGAACGGATCGACGCGACCTCGAGGGCCGAATCGGCGTCGAGGTCGGGCAACAGACCGGGCAGACGGGCCGCCAGCATGCTCTTGCCTGCGCCGGGCGGCCCCACCATGAGGAGGTGGTGGCCGCCGGCTGCGGCGACGACGAGCGCCTCGACGGCGTCGACGTTGCCGATGACGTCCGCGAGGTCGAGTGCGGCCGGCACCGTCGGTTCGGTGCGCGATCGCGTGATGGCCACGACCGGCTCGGGTTCGAGCCCTGCACCGTGCCAGATCGCCGCCTCGCGCAGGCTCGGCACGGCCACCACGCGGATGCCGGGGACGAGGGCGGCCTCGTCCGCGTTGTCGGTCGGCACCATGACGGTGGCGGCCCCTGCCCGGCGCGCACCCAACACGGCGGGCAGGACTCCGTCGACGGGCCTGAGCCGGCCGTCGAGCCCGAGCTCGCCCAGGTGGACGACGCCCTCGACGG
It encodes the following:
- a CDS encoding YifB family Mg chelatase-like AAA ATPase, with product MSVARTRAVALLGVDGALVEIEADMGAGLPAFVIIGLPDTSLGEARDRVRSAATNSGCALPARKLTVNLSPASLPKQGSSFDLGIAIAALAAAELVPAESVEGVVHLGELGLDGRLRPVDGVLPAVLGARRAGAATVMVPTDNADEAALVPGIRVVAVPSLREAAIWHGAGLEPEPVVAITRSRTEPTVPAALDLADVIGNVDAVEALVVAAAGGHHLLMVGPPGAGKSMLAARLPGLLPDLDADSALEVASIRSLAGVAVTGDLDRRPPFEAPHHTCSAAALVGGGSGVIRPGAASRATRGVLFLDEAPEFRQTVLDCLRQPLESGETVVHRSRAVARFPARFQLVAAANPCPCGQYGSRDFDCSCSPHQRRRYLGKLSGPLVDRIDLQLRVARISSSQFRASADVVPTTTRQARERVDRARGRAARRLEGTPWRSSGEVPGTWLRDPANRLAVADSQPVDRALETGALTMRGYDRVLRVAWTLADLDDEPAPVRRHVVRALSMRQSL